Proteins encoded within one genomic window of Streptomyces taklimakanensis:
- a CDS encoding (Fe-S)-binding protein translates to MTTDRPSHRSPREPVAPAAPRKPTPGSGRESGPTPGPTPGPASGPGLGVFDKDLLDRCISCGFCLPACPTYTLTGQEPSSPRGRITLMRALESGDLAPDDPTLAEESSFCLGCRACEPVCPAGVRYGALLEQWRDHQWRGRDRPLIARLLMALVSRPALLRLQGLVRRHARPGRRPGAGARAGTGAPQATRRDAPEAASSRPAEPVSLMLGCVERGLYPAVSRAVRTLRPEVDVPPGQGCCGALHAHNGDSAAGAELAHALGERLPGTIVTTAGGCAAHLAHHLGRGRVRELSEYLELTGHRPAGRVTVDGRPARVALQDSCHLRNGLGVTRPPREAIAAVAEYVELPNAGDCCGAAGTYSMLRPADSRAVLAPKLAAIEAADVDYVVAVNPGCLRQLRQGLRRGGSRVRALHLAELLALAAAGEAGGSGGAGKDRGEPEAPAD, encoded by the coding sequence ATGACCACCGACCGACCCTCCCACCGGTCCCCCCGAGAGCCCGTGGCGCCTGCGGCCCCGCGGAAGCCGACCCCGGGGTCCGGTCGGGAGTCCGGCCCGACGCCCGGCCCGACGCCCGGCCCGGCATCCGGCCCGGGCCTTGGCGTCTTCGACAAGGATCTGCTCGACCGCTGCATCTCCTGCGGTTTCTGCCTGCCCGCCTGCCCCACCTACACCCTCACCGGTCAGGAGCCCTCCTCCCCGCGCGGGCGCATCACGCTCATGCGGGCGCTGGAGTCCGGCGACCTCGCGCCGGACGACCCCACCCTGGCCGAGGAGTCGTCGTTCTGCCTGGGCTGCCGGGCCTGCGAGCCGGTCTGCCCCGCGGGCGTCCGGTACGGCGCGCTGCTGGAGCAGTGGCGGGACCACCAGTGGCGGGGCCGTGACCGCCCTCTGATCGCCCGGCTGCTGATGGCCCTGGTGTCCCGGCCCGCCCTGCTGCGGCTCCAGGGACTCGTTCGGCGCCACGCCCGCCCCGGACGGCGGCCGGGAGCGGGAGCGAGGGCGGGGACGGGGGCGCCACAGGCCACCCGGCGGGACGCGCCGGAAGCGGCGTCGAGCCGCCCGGCGGAGCCCGTCTCGCTGATGTTGGGCTGCGTCGAGCGCGGCCTGTACCCGGCCGTCTCCCGAGCCGTCCGCACGCTGCGGCCGGAGGTCGACGTACCGCCCGGGCAGGGCTGCTGCGGCGCGCTGCACGCCCACAACGGCGACTCCGCCGCCGGCGCCGAGCTGGCCCACGCGCTCGGTGAGCGCCTGCCGGGCACCATCGTGACCACCGCCGGCGGCTGCGCCGCCCACCTGGCCCACCACCTGGGACGTGGTCGCGTGCGGGAGCTGAGCGAGTACCTGGAGCTGACGGGCCACCGCCCGGCGGGCAGGGTCACGGTCGACGGCCGCCCGGCACGGGTCGCCCTGCAGGACTCCTGCCACCTGCGCAACGGGCTCGGTGTGACGCGCCCACCCCGGGAGGCGATCGCCGCGGTCGCCGAGTACGTGGAGCTGCCGAACGCGGGCGACTGCTGCGGCGCCGCCGGCACGTACTCGATGCTCCGGCCCGCCGACAGCCGGGCCGTACTGGCCCCGAAGCTGGCCGCGATCGAGGCGGCGGACGTGGACTACGTCGTGGCCGTCAACCCCGGATGCCTGCGTCAGCTCCGGCAGGGGCTGCGGCGCGGCGGCTCGCGGGTGCGCGCGCTCCACCTCGCCGAACTGCTCGCCCTGGCGGCGGCCGGGGAGGCCGGGGGGAGCGGAGGGGCCGGGAAGGACCGGGGGGAGCCGGAGGCCCCCGCCGACTGA
- the leuS gene encoding leucine--tRNA ligase, whose protein sequence is MSETTAAAETAAPHRYTAALAAEIEARWQDFWDEHGTYEAPNPTGDLAGDPETVARPERFIMDMFPYPSGAGLHVGHPLGYIATDVTARYLRMTGHNVLHTLGFDAFGLPAEQYAVQTGTHPRVSTEANMENMKAQLRRLGLGHDQRRSFATIDPDYYRWTQWIFLKIFDSWYDEEADRARPIAELVEQFDSGRRPTPDGRPWSELSAAERADVLGEYRLAYASDAPVNWCPGLGTVLANEEVTAEGRSERGNYPVFRAKLRQWNMRITAYAERLLRDLDGLDWPEAIKLQQRNWIGRSEGARVEFPVEGSDERITVFTTRQDTLFGATYMVLAPEHDLVDRIVPDAWPEDTREAWTGGHATPAEAVAVYREQAAAKSDVERQADAKEKTGVFTGAYAVNPAGGERIPVFIADYVLMGYGTGAIMAVPAHDSRDFAFARAFELPMRCVVKPTDGRGTDPSTWDDAFDSYDATIINSTGVEVSLDGLGVAEAKIRTTEWLTERGIGEGTVNYRLRDWLFSRQRYWGEPFPIVYDEDGVAHALPESMLPLELPEVEDYSPRTFDPDDADTEPETPLSRNEEWVNVTLDLGDGPKRYRRETNTMPNWAGSCWYELRYLDPHNDERLVDPEVERYWMGPREDKPTGGVDLYIGGAEHAVLHLLYARFWSKVLYDLGYVSSAEPFHKLFNQGMIQAYVYRDSRGIAVPAAEVTERDGAYWYKGEKVSRALGKMGKSLKNAVTPDEICAEYGADTLRLYEMAMGPLDVSRPWDTRAVVGQYRLLQRLWRNVVDEATGEVSVVDAEPDEETLRALHKAIDGVRQDMAGLRFNTAIAKITELNNHATRLREVPRSVAESLVLLIAPLAPHVAEELWHRLGHEDSVVYADFPVADPRYVVDETVTCVVQVRGKLKARLEVSPDISEADLESRALATPAVVNALDGAGVRKVIVRAPKLVNVVPA, encoded by the coding sequence ATGAGCGAGACCACCGCCGCCGCGGAGACCGCGGCCCCCCATCGCTACACGGCCGCGCTGGCCGCCGAGATCGAGGCGCGCTGGCAGGACTTCTGGGACGAGCACGGCACGTACGAGGCCCCCAACCCCACGGGGGACCTGGCCGGGGATCCCGAGACCGTCGCCAGGCCCGAGCGGTTCATCATGGACATGTTCCCGTACCCCTCGGGCGCGGGCCTGCACGTCGGGCACCCGCTGGGGTACATCGCCACCGACGTCACCGCGCGCTACCTGCGGATGACCGGTCACAACGTCCTGCACACCCTGGGTTTCGACGCCTTCGGCCTGCCCGCCGAGCAGTACGCCGTGCAGACCGGTACCCACCCGCGGGTGTCGACCGAGGCCAACATGGAGAACATGAAGGCCCAGTTGCGGCGGCTGGGTCTGGGCCACGACCAGCGCCGGTCCTTCGCCACGATCGACCCGGACTACTACCGCTGGACCCAGTGGATCTTCCTGAAGATCTTCGACTCCTGGTACGACGAGGAGGCGGACCGGGCCCGGCCGATCGCGGAGCTGGTCGAGCAGTTCGACAGCGGCAGGCGCCCCACGCCGGACGGTCGCCCCTGGAGCGAGCTGAGCGCGGCCGAGCGGGCCGACGTGCTGGGCGAGTACCGACTGGCGTACGCCTCCGACGCGCCGGTCAACTGGTGCCCCGGCCTGGGCACCGTCCTGGCCAACGAGGAGGTCACCGCCGAGGGCCGCTCCGAGCGCGGCAACTACCCCGTCTTCAGGGCGAAGCTGCGCCAGTGGAACATGCGCATCACCGCCTACGCCGAGCGGCTGCTGCGCGACCTGGACGGACTGGACTGGCCCGAGGCCATCAAACTGCAGCAGCGCAACTGGATCGGCCGCAGCGAGGGCGCCCGCGTCGAGTTCCCCGTGGAGGGAAGCGACGAGCGGATCACCGTCTTCACCACCCGCCAGGACACCCTGTTCGGGGCCACCTACATGGTGCTGGCGCCCGAGCACGACCTGGTGGACCGGATCGTGCCCGACGCCTGGCCCGAGGACACCCGCGAGGCGTGGACGGGCGGTCACGCCACCCCGGCCGAGGCGGTCGCCGTGTACCGCGAGCAGGCCGCGGCCAAGTCCGACGTGGAGCGGCAGGCCGACGCGAAGGAGAAGACCGGGGTCTTCACCGGCGCCTACGCCGTCAATCCGGCCGGCGGTGAGCGGATCCCGGTCTTCATCGCCGACTACGTGCTGATGGGGTACGGCACCGGCGCGATCATGGCCGTCCCCGCCCACGACAGCCGGGACTTCGCCTTCGCGCGCGCCTTCGAGCTGCCGATGCGCTGCGTGGTCAAGCCGACCGACGGCCGCGGCACCGATCCGTCGACCTGGGACGACGCCTTCGACTCGTACGACGCCACGATCATCAACTCCACCGGTGTGGAGGTGTCGCTGGACGGTCTGGGCGTCGCCGAGGCCAAGATCCGGACGACCGAGTGGCTGACCGAGCGCGGCATCGGCGAGGGCACCGTCAACTACCGGCTGCGCGACTGGCTGTTCAGCCGGCAGCGTTACTGGGGCGAGCCCTTCCCGATCGTCTACGACGAGGACGGCGTGGCCCACGCCCTGCCCGAGTCGATGCTGCCGCTGGAGCTGCCCGAGGTCGAGGACTACTCCCCGCGCACCTTCGACCCCGACGACGCCGACACCGAACCCGAGACCCCGCTGTCGCGGAACGAGGAATGGGTCAACGTCACCCTGGACCTGGGCGACGGCCCCAAGCGGTACCGGCGCGAGACCAACACCATGCCCAACTGGGCCGGCTCCTGCTGGTACGAGCTGCGCTACCTGGATCCGCACAACGACGAGCGGTTGGTCGACCCCGAGGTCGAGCGCTACTGGATGGGTCCGCGCGAGGACAAACCGACCGGCGGCGTCGACCTGTACATCGGCGGCGCCGAGCACGCCGTGCTGCACCTGCTGTACGCCCGCTTCTGGTCCAAGGTGCTGTACGACCTGGGGTACGTGTCCTCGGCCGAGCCGTTCCACAAGCTGTTCAACCAGGGCATGATCCAGGCGTACGTCTACCGCGACTCCCGCGGCATCGCGGTGCCCGCCGCCGAGGTCACCGAGCGCGACGGCGCGTACTGGTACAAGGGCGAGAAGGTCAGCCGGGCGCTGGGCAAGATGGGCAAGTCCCTGAAGAACGCCGTCACCCCGGACGAGATCTGCGCCGAGTACGGCGCCGACACGCTGCGGCTGTACGAGATGGCGATGGGTCCGCTGGACGTCTCCCGTCCGTGGGACACCCGCGCGGTCGTCGGCCAGTACCGGCTGCTGCAGCGGCTGTGGCGCAACGTCGTGGACGAGGCGACGGGCGAGGTGTCGGTCGTCGACGCCGAGCCGGACGAGGAGACCCTGCGGGCGCTGCACAAGGCGATCGACGGGGTGCGGCAGGACATGGCGGGGCTGCGCTTCAACACCGCCATCGCCAAGATCACCGAGCTGAACAACCACGCCACCAGGCTGCGCGAGGTGCCGCGTTCGGTGGCCGAGTCGCTGGTCCTGCTGATCGCGCCGCTGGCCCCGCACGTCGCCGAGGAGCTGTGGCACCGGCTGGGCCACGAGGACAGCGTCGTGTACGCGGACTTCCCCGTCGCGGACCCCCGGTACGTGGTGGACGAGACCGTGACCTGCGTCGTCCAGGTGCGCGGCAAGCTCAAGGCCCGGCTGGAGGTCTCCCCGGACATCTCCGAGGCGGACCTGGAGAGCCGGGCGCTGGCCACGCCCGCGGTGGTGAACGCGCTGGACGGCGCGGGAGTCCGGAAGGTGATCGTCCGGGCGCCGAAGCTGGTGAACGTCGTCCCGGCCTGA
- a CDS encoding glycosyltransferase 87 family protein, with amino-acid sequence MSTLQLTVVRRFPTARAYLQKRSVRIAATFCLLSFTAFLAAQRAADVSMIDLMVYRAGGWTARTGGDLYAMRATYAELPMTYPPFAALLFMPLTFVGVPEMRLLATVANLALLVALVHLSLRLVGRPLRLPRPAAVLAVSAVAVWCEPVWTTLRYGQVNLLLAVVVLWDLSRRTDHRWAGVGIGVAAGIKLTPSLFAVFLALCGLVSAWRRLRSPGGGWRDMWNPWLRRASVAAASFAGTVLLAALVLPRDSRTFWTEALFSPERVGRVEDTANQSLRGVLARLTHTDDPGSTWAVVAAVVAVAGLSVAVAAALAGPRRLPSAYAWATVTVACTALLISPVSWSHHWVWCVPAVLLLGSEALRRGRPSWWVGVGPVALLFCSYALWWVPHGSSAERLELRQTGAQMALSAVYPVAGVALLSLAAVSVVVALRRSRPQAATKQ; translated from the coding sequence GTGAGCACGCTGCAGTTGACCGTCGTCCGCCGCTTCCCCACGGCGAGGGCGTATCTGCAGAAGCGGTCCGTACGGATCGCCGCGACGTTCTGCCTGCTGTCCTTCACCGCCTTCCTGGCGGCCCAGCGGGCCGCGGACGTCTCCATGATCGACCTGATGGTCTACCGGGCCGGGGGCTGGACCGCCCGCACCGGTGGCGACCTGTACGCGATGCGGGCCACGTACGCCGAACTGCCGATGACCTACCCGCCGTTCGCCGCGCTGCTGTTCATGCCGCTCACGTTCGTCGGCGTGCCGGAGATGCGCCTCCTGGCCACGGTGGCCAACCTCGCCCTGCTGGTCGCCCTGGTGCACCTGTCCCTGCGGCTGGTCGGCCGTCCGCTGCGCCTGCCGCGCCCGGCCGCCGTCCTGGCGGTGTCGGCGGTCGCCGTGTGGTGCGAACCGGTGTGGACGACGCTGCGGTACGGACAGGTCAACCTGCTGCTCGCGGTGGTGGTCCTGTGGGACCTCTCCCGCCGGACCGACCACCGCTGGGCGGGCGTGGGCATCGGGGTGGCGGCGGGCATCAAGCTGACGCCCTCGCTGTTCGCGGTGTTCCTGGCGCTGTGCGGGCTGGTGAGCGCCTGGCGACGGCTGCGGAGTCCGGGCGGCGGATGGCGCGACATGTGGAACCCCTGGCTGCGCCGGGCCTCGGTGGCCGCCGCGTCCTTCGCCGGGACGGTGCTGTTGGCGGCGCTGGTGCTGCCCCGTGACTCCCGAACCTTCTGGACGGAGGCCCTGTTCTCGCCGGAGCGGGTCGGCCGCGTGGAGGACACCGCCAACCAGTCGCTGCGCGGCGTCCTGGCCCGGTTGACGCACACCGACGACCCCGGTTCGACCTGGGCGGTCGTGGCCGCCGTGGTGGCCGTGGCCGGGCTCTCCGTCGCGGTGGCCGCCGCGCTCGCCGGGCCGCGCCGGCTGCCCTCCGCGTACGCCTGGGCCACCGTCACCGTCGCCTGCACGGCCCTGCTGATCAGCCCGGTCTCCTGGTCACACCACTGGGTGTGGTGCGTACCGGCCGTACTGCTGCTCGGTTCCGAGGCGCTGCGCCGGGGCCGCCCGTCGTGGTGGGTGGGGGTGGGGCCGGTCGCGCTGCTGTTCTGCTCGTACGCGCTGTGGTGGGTGCCCCACGGCTCCTCGGCGGAACGGCTCGAACTGCGGCAGACCGGCGCGCAGATGGCGCTGTCGGCGGTCTATCCGGTGGCGGGCGTGGCGCTGCTGTCGCTCGCCGCGGTGTCGGTGGTGGTGGCCCTGCGGCGGAGCCGCCCTCAGGCCGCGACGAAGCAGTAG
- a CDS encoding histidine phosphatase family protein yields the protein MNGRVAGRGRRIVLWRHGQTAWNVERRFQGTTDIELTEAGVEQARRAARLLAALGPDAIIASDLKRAVDTAAELAALTGLDVTHDEGLRETYAGVWQGLTHEEIIERYGEEYAAWKRGEPVRRGGGELETEVADRAAPIVERNADKLPDGGILVVVSHGGTIRTTIGRLIGLEPRSWEALGGLTNCCWSVLGEGARGWRLLEHNAGTLPQPVLGDDV from the coding sequence CTGAACGGGCGGGTTGCGGGACGCGGCCGCCGGATCGTGCTGTGGCGGCACGGTCAGACCGCGTGGAACGTCGAGCGTCGTTTCCAGGGCACCACGGACATCGAGTTGACCGAGGCGGGCGTCGAGCAGGCGCGCCGCGCCGCCCGTCTCCTGGCGGCGCTCGGGCCGGACGCGATCATCGCCTCCGACCTGAAGCGGGCCGTCGACACCGCCGCCGAACTGGCCGCCCTCACCGGCCTCGACGTCACCCACGACGAGGGCCTGCGCGAGACGTACGCGGGCGTCTGGCAGGGGCTGACGCACGAGGAGATCATCGAGCGGTACGGCGAGGAGTACGCCGCCTGGAAGCGCGGCGAGCCCGTGCGGCGCGGCGGCGGCGAGCTGGAGACCGAGGTGGCCGACCGGGCCGCGCCGATCGTCGAACGCAACGCCGACAAGCTGCCCGACGGCGGGATCCTGGTCGTGGTCAGCCACGGCGGCACCATCCGCACCACCATCGGCCGCCTCATCGGTCTGGAGCCACGCTCGTGGGAGGCGCTGGGCGGGCTGACCAACTGCTGCTGGTCCGTGCTGGGCGAGGGAGCCCGGGGCTGGCGGTTGCTGGAGCACAACGCCGGGACGCTGCCTCAGCCGGTCCTCGGCGACGACGTCTGA
- the rsfS gene encoding ribosome silencing factor, with protein sequence MTATDRSIELINAAAQAAADKLAHDVVAYDVSDVLAITDAFLLASAPNDRQVKAIVDEIEERLLKEKGAKPVRREGERDGRWVLLDFVDIVVHVQHSEERVFYALERLWKDCPQIDLPEDAKATRGKGEETEREGGESS encoded by the coding sequence GTGACCGCCACGGACCGCTCCATCGAGCTGATCAACGCAGCAGCCCAGGCTGCCGCCGACAAGCTCGCCCACGACGTCGTCGCCTACGACGTCAGCGATGTGCTCGCCATCACCGACGCCTTCCTGTTGGCCTCCGCCCCCAACGACCGCCAGGTGAAGGCGATCGTCGACGAGATCGAGGAACGGCTGCTGAAGGAGAAGGGCGCCAAGCCGGTGCGCCGCGAGGGGGAGCGCGACGGCCGCTGGGTCCTGCTGGACTTCGTGGACATCGTGGTGCACGTCCAGCACAGCGAGGAGCGGGTCTTCTACGCCCTGGAGCGCCTGTGGAAGGACTGCCCGCAGATCGACCTGCCCGAGGACGCCAAGGCGACCCGGGGCAAGGGGGAGGAGACCGAGCGCGAGGGCGGTGAGTCGAGCTGA
- a CDS encoding LytR C-terminal domain-containing protein gives MNDRQDPYGPGEPPRTWGYVQEGHDHGPGYDEYGRPLPVDPPRQYDPYRDAGGHGGAAYGTDPHGTDPYGTGAYGTAPHGTDSHGASPYGADVHGTGAYGYAPDPYGTGSPDGYAPGAYGQDAYAPGYAPDHTQGGHPSAPDTGGVDPYGDGWTTAPADTGRPPSGPWVPQQPQGPWYEDGSEGPAGPGREADGGTTAPAPADVPGGGLGDREGPSGPERPGARDDGPDAPDGEYRTEEFSFVEEQDEESEDVIDWLKFSESRTERREEAKRRGRNRMVALAAVLAVALVAGVGWLWYAGVLPGASEGGDAEQAAGGAQKRQVIVVHLREIDGGETSTVLLVDNETARRGTTVLLPNSLAVSSGTGGGGTTLGKAFESEGAAATRDALGLLLGTEIRGTWRLDTPYLHSWVDLVGGITLDADTTVPGAEKGDDPLVEQGKDRDLDGEAAVAYATHRADGEPQTEQLARFGQVVQATLTKMSDDPATATKTVRALTQILDPSLTDAQLGASLAELAGYAKKGDYSTELLPVEDDGTLSDETGRSLVKDILGGTVKNTDPDATPRVSLRDAGGDEDAATAARVALVNGGYTVVGAGSAGSTQATTRVTYSDEANRAKAVEVARTLGLSEEAVSQGRGAANADVTVVLGKDYEPRG, from the coding sequence GTGAACGATCGACAGGACCCGTACGGGCCGGGGGAGCCGCCGCGGACGTGGGGCTACGTCCAGGAGGGACACGACCACGGCCCCGGCTACGACGAGTACGGCCGGCCGCTCCCCGTCGATCCACCGCGGCAGTACGACCCGTACCGGGACGCCGGAGGCCACGGGGGCGCCGCCTACGGCACGGACCCCCACGGCACGGACCCCTACGGCACCGGCGCCTACGGCACGGCCCCCCACGGGACGGACTCCCACGGCGCGAGCCCCTACGGAGCCGACGTCCACGGAACCGGCGCCTACGGGTACGCCCCGGACCCCTACGGCACCGGTTCCCCGGACGGATACGCGCCGGGGGCGTACGGCCAGGACGCCTACGCGCCCGGGTACGCCCCGGACCACACCCAGGGCGGCCACCCGTCCGCTCCCGACACGGGCGGTGTGGATCCGTACGGCGACGGCTGGACCACCGCCCCCGCCGACACCGGCCGGCCCCCGTCGGGCCCCTGGGTCCCCCAGCAGCCCCAGGGCCCCTGGTACGAGGACGGTTCCGAGGGACCCGCCGGCCCCGGACGGGAGGCCGACGGCGGCACCACCGCGCCCGCGCCCGCGGACGTCCCGGGCGGCGGCCTTGGCGACCGGGAGGGCCCGAGCGGCCCGGAACGTCCCGGCGCCCGGGACGACGGTCCCGACGCTCCCGACGGCGAGTACCGGACCGAGGAGTTCTCCTTCGTCGAGGAGCAGGACGAGGAGTCCGAGGACGTCATCGACTGGCTGAAGTTCTCCGAGAGCCGCACCGAGCGGCGTGAGGAGGCCAAGCGGCGCGGCCGCAACCGCATGGTGGCCCTGGCCGCAGTCCTCGCCGTGGCCCTGGTGGCGGGCGTCGGCTGGCTCTGGTACGCGGGCGTGCTGCCGGGCGCGTCCGAGGGCGGGGACGCCGAACAGGCGGCCGGCGGGGCCCAGAAGCGTCAGGTGATCGTCGTCCACCTGCGCGAGATCGACGGCGGCGAGACCTCCACGGTGCTGCTGGTGGACAACGAGACGGCCCGCAGGGGGACCACCGTCCTGTTGCCCAACTCCCTGGCCGTCTCCTCCGGGACGGGCGGTGGGGGCACCACGCTCGGCAAGGCGTTCGAGTCCGAGGGGGCGGCGGCCACGCGCGACGCGCTGGGCCTGCTGCTCGGGACCGAGATCCGGGGCACCTGGCGGTTGGACACCCCGTACCTGCACAGCTGGGTCGATCTCGTCGGTGGCATCACCCTCGACGCCGACACCACCGTGCCCGGTGCCGAGAAGGGCGACGACCCCCTGGTGGAGCAGGGGAAGGACCGCGACCTCGACGGCGAGGCCGCGGTCGCCTACGCCACCCACCGGGCCGACGGCGAACCGCAGACCGAGCAGCTCGCCCGCTTCGGACAGGTCGTGCAGGCCACGCTCACCAAGATGTCCGACGACCCGGCGACCGCCACCAAGACGGTCAGGGCGCTGACCCAGATCCTCGACCCCTCCCTGACCGACGCGCAGCTCGGCGCCAGCCTCGCCGAGCTGGCCGGCTACGCCAAGAAGGGCGACTACAGCACCGAACTGCTGCCCGTCGAGGACGACGGCACGCTGAGCGACGAGACCGGCCGGAGCCTGGTGAAGGACATCCTCGGCGGCACGGTGAAGAACACCGATCCGGACGCCACCCCGCGGGTGAGCCTGCGGGACGCCGGGGGCGACGAGGACGCCGCGACCGCCGCCCGGGTGGCGTTGGTCAACGGCGGCTACACCGTCGTCGGAGCCGGCAGCGCCGGATCGACGCAGGCCACCACCCGCGTGACGTACTCCGACGAGGCGAACAGGGCGAAGGCCGTGGAGGTCGCCAGGACGCTCGGTCTGTCGGAGGAGGCCGTCTCCCAGGGCCGGGGAGCGGCCAACGCCGACGTCACGGTGGTGCTCGGGAAGGACTACGAGCCCCGGGGATGA
- the nadD gene encoding nicotinate-nucleotide adenylyltransferase codes for MGEHIVSGTGRRRLGVMGGTFDPIHHGHLVAASEVAARFELDEVVFVPTGQPWQKSHKAVSPAEDRYLMTVIATASNPQFSVSRIDIDRGGRTYTIDTLRDLRALHPDAELFFITGADALAQIFTWRDVDELFSLAHFIGVTRPGHPLTDPGLPDGGVSLIEVPALAISSTDCRARVAQGDPVWYLVPDGVVRYINKRRLYRDGQAPRG; via the coding sequence ATGGGAGAGCACATAGTGTCCGGCACCGGTAGGCGGCGGCTGGGAGTGATGGGCGGGACGTTCGACCCGATCCACCACGGACACCTGGTCGCCGCGAGCGAGGTGGCGGCGCGGTTCGAGCTCGACGAGGTGGTCTTCGTGCCGACCGGGCAGCCGTGGCAGAAGAGCCACAAGGCGGTATCGCCGGCCGAGGACCGCTACCTGATGACGGTCATCGCCACCGCGTCCAATCCACAGTTCTCCGTCAGCCGCATCGACATCGACCGCGGCGGTCGGACGTACACCATCGACACGCTGCGGGACCTGCGCGCCCTGCACCCCGACGCCGAGCTGTTCTTCATCACCGGCGCGGACGCGCTCGCCCAGATCTTCACCTGGCGCGACGTCGACGAACTGTTCTCGCTCGCCCACTTCATCGGGGTCACCCGTCCGGGGCACCCCCTGACCGACCCGGGGCTGCCCGACGGCGGGGTGTCCCTGATCGAGGTCCCGGCACTGGCGATCTCCTCGACGGACTGCCGTGCGCGTGTGGCGCAGGGGGATCCCGTCTGGTATCTGGTGCCGGACGGGGTGGTGCGCTACATCAACAAACGCCGGCTGTACCGGGACGGACAGGCGCCGAGGGGCTAG
- a CDS encoding M48 family metallopeptidase — translation MTNGSSTEHPPGRTRRRFPGISSRAYEHPADRSALVALRRLSGFDTVFKALSGLLPERSMRLLFLSDSVRVDDEQFTHLYAMLRDACYILDLEKVPPMYVTQDPKPNAMCIGLDEPIIVVTTGLVELLDEEEMRAVIGHEVGHALSGHAVYRTILLFLTGLAVKVAWIPLGNMAIMAIVTALREWFRKSELSADRAGLLVGQDLQASMRGLMKIAGGNHLHEMNVDAFLKQADEYESSGDLRDSVLKILNVLPRSHPFTTVRAAELRRWTSGRDYQRIMDGHYPRREDDKDTSVYESFRQSANHYSETVRTSKDPLMGLLRDLTDGAGDLGGKLRDRFAGRTGAGDGTGDGNGSNGGARSSGDTAG, via the coding sequence ATGACCAACGGCAGCAGCACCGAGCACCCTCCCGGCCGCACCAGGCGGCGCTTCCCCGGGATCTCCTCCCGGGCCTACGAGCATCCGGCGGACCGCTCCGCGCTGGTGGCGCTCCGCCGGTTGAGCGGCTTCGACACCGTCTTCAAGGCGCTCAGCGGACTGCTGCCCGAGCGCAGCATGCGCCTGTTGTTCCTGTCCGACTCGGTGCGGGTGGACGACGAGCAGTTCACCCACCTGTACGCCATGCTGCGGGACGCCTGCTACATCCTGGACCTGGAGAAGGTCCCGCCGATGTACGTCACGCAGGACCCGAAGCCCAACGCCATGTGCATCGGCCTGGACGAGCCGATCATCGTGGTGACGACCGGGCTGGTGGAGCTGCTGGACGAGGAGGAGATGCGGGCGGTGATCGGCCACGAGGTCGGCCACGCCCTGTCCGGGCACGCGGTCTACCGCACGATCCTGCTGTTCCTGACGGGCCTGGCCGTGAAGGTGGCCTGGATCCCGCTGGGCAACATGGCGATCATGGCGATCGTGACGGCGCTGCGCGAGTGGTTCCGCAAGTCGGAGCTGTCGGCGGACCGGGCCGGTCTGCTGGTCGGGCAGGATCTCCAGGCGTCGATGCGCGGCCTGATGAAGATCGCCGGTGGCAACCACCTGCACGAGATGAACGTGGACGCGTTCCTGAAGCAGGCCGACGAGTACGAGTCCAGCGGTGATCTGCGCGACTCCGTACTGAAGATCCTCAACGTGCTGCCCCGCAGCCACCCCTTCACCACCGTGCGCGCCGCCGAGCTGCGCAGGTGGACGTCCGGCCGCGACTACCAGCGGATCATGGACGGGCACTACCCGCGCCGCGAGGACGACAAGGACACCTCGGTGTACGAGTCGTTCCGGCAGTCGGCGAACCACTACTCCGAGACGGTGCGCACCAGCAAGGACCCGCTCATGGGGCTGCTGCGGGACCTCACCGACGGCGCCGGCGACCTGGGCGGGAAGCTGCGCGACCGGTTCGCCGGGCGTACCGGCGCCGGCGACGGCACGGGCGACGGAAACGGCTCGAACGGCGGGGCGAGGAGCTCCGGGGACACCGCCGGCTGA